One Lucilia cuprina isolate Lc7/37 chromosome 4, ASM2204524v1, whole genome shotgun sequence DNA segment encodes these proteins:
- the LOC111675769 gene encoding RNA exonuclease 1 homolog has protein sequence MLPSTGLFKSYVCPYYDGTAATSTRNDIETGVTAAATCHRPYCHFRHVRKEVVEKQVIAPTAVVQPAPEYKATPKLLALPLPELSLPSALKKKTKLEYQPEKPAINASPSIKRKSLDSVPVYIPAPTTQQLDENSQGSANLDLDDCNDELNELTGIIENDNSELAKFSDNDESLDCNSKEIKKDDSLKNKEEQLKKSSSGSESSDKDKHKRRDSSTSSHSSSRHKHHKSSSRSKETADSSKTKKEDEKHKERDSKQRDKDHKSSSSKHKSSSSSSSSRKSSTKDKDNKESKSRASSSTSSDKKYNSSSNSSSKALSSSKASSSSSSSKHSSSNKKSSKESSSSNLMTESSDLIMEDTSAIFATTEEDIMKECEMIYDQLEQEFASLHQTNAANENSKVEAEKESLKRKALDEEDALNAPSKKRVAYENADKNKTHMPVIVHKPDHRKNAMQAIFDRQDAIKRKHEEEAAAAAAALREAEEKVREANEALRKVKEKTLTPLVPKSYLTPPSKPIGRSMIAPVANIIALERAKKKVEELRAEKRPAFTPAQTSKAGSRVAHKITEKATATEATKQPKPPVLEANSTKISFNIRMQYYDMMVKHCLAMYPNIADAWERAQTEELAVFKKCNTPVIYKSSAMLAINKLRKEATDSGNKPSNANKLISHEVVLAGKLANNTSWSVQKKIKNDASAGGEPFDKLPSDKAYEMVYDLRLTGEQLVANGYPRSGMKPGTAKIQCTKPMRRPNDTERYCSRCGKVFNLQMYDEVCVDECNYHPKGTGYRRGFADNHHRCCQQPAGTPGCSYANYHVTDFVDMDNLTGYVTTIDKGELPDGTEYVPTKKDIYALDCEMCYTTHGIELTRVTVVDINSRTVYDALVKPDNKIIDYNTVYSGITEQMLSKETRTLRDVQAILMSMFHSKTILVGHSLESDLKALKLIHDVVVDTSVLFPHKMGPPKKRALKTLCIENLKRIIQENEAGHDSAEDAEVCIQLVKFYLRNKIS, from the exons CTGCGGCAGCTACATGTCATCGACCCTACTGTCATTTCAGGCATGTCCGGAAAG aAGTTGTAGAAAAGCAAGTAATTGCACCAACAGCAGTAGTGCAACCAGCACCAGAATATAAGGCTACACCAAAACTTTTGGCATTGCCTCTGCCAGAATTATCTCTACCATCGGcgttgaaaaagaaaacaaaattggaATATCAACCGGAAAAGCCTGCAATTAACGCATCACCTTCAATAAAACGTAAATCACTTGATTCTGTGCCGGTGTATATTCCAGCACCGACTACGCAGCAACTTGATGAGAACAGTCAAGGAAGTGCTAATTTGGATCTAGATGATTGTAATGATGAGTTGAACGAACTGACGGGCATTATTGAAAATGATAATTCGGAGTTGGCAAAATTTTCCGACAATGATGAATCGTTGGACTGTAATAgcaaggaaataaaaaaagatgacTCCctcaaaaataaagaagaacaaTTAAAGAAATCCAGCAGCGGCAGTGAAAGTTCAGACAAAGATAAACACAAACGGAGGGATTCATCAACATCATCTCATTCTAGTAGCAGACACAAACACCACAAATCGTCCTCTAGGTCAAAAGAAACGGCGGACTCGTCGAAAACCAAAAAGGAAGATGAAAAACATAAGGAGAGAGATTCAAAACAACGCGATAAAGATCATAAATCATCCTCTTCAAAACATAAATCCTCATCATCGTCATCTTCATCCCGTAAATCGTCAACAAAGGATAAAGATAATAAGGAATCAAAATCAAGGGCATCCTCTTCAACTTCTTCTGATAAAAAATACAACTCTTCATCTAACTCATCCTCGAAAGCTTTATCATCTTCAAAGGCGTCCTCTTCATCTTCTTCAAGTAAACATTCTAGTAGCAATAAGAAATCTTCAAAAGAATCATCATCTTCAAATCTTATGACTGAAAGTTCTGATTTAATAATGGAAGATACTTCCGCAATATTTGCTACTACAGAAGAGGATATTATGAAAGAATGTGAAATGATTTATGATCAATTGGAACAAGAATTTGCATCACTTCATCAGACTAATGCAGCTaatgaaaattcaaaagtaGAAGCAGAAAAAGAATCATTGAAACGTAAAGCTTTGGATGAAGAAGATGCTTTAAATGCTCCTAGCAAAAAACGGGTAGCATATGAAAATgctgataaaaataaaactcatatgCCAGTTATTGTACACAAACCAGATCATCGAAAGAATGCTATGCAG GCTATTTTTGACCGCCAAGACGCTATAAAACGCAAGCATGAAGAGGAggctgctgcagcagcagctgcATTAAGGGAGGCTGAGGAAAAAGTTCGTGAGGCAAATGAAGCCTTACgcaaagtaaaagaaaaaacgcTAACACCACTTGTACCAAAATCCTATTTAACGCCACCATCAAAACCCATAG GCCGCTCAATGATAGCCCCAGTGGCAAACATTATTGCGCTTGAACGGGCCAAGAAGAAGGTAGAAGAATTAAGAGCAGAAAAAAGACCTGCATTTACACCAGCACAAACCAGTAAGGCTGGATCAAGAGTAGCTCACAAAATCACAGAAAAAGCTACAGCAACTGAAGCAACTAAACAACCTAAACCACCAGTGCTGGAAGCAAATTCaaccaaaatttcattcaaCATACGTATGCAGTATTATGACATGATGGTTAAACATTGCCTCGCCATGTATCCAAATATAGCTGATGCTTGGGAAAgg GCTCAGACAGAAGAATTGgctgtttttaaaaaatgcaatacCCCAGTTATTTATAAAAGTAGTGCTATGTTAgctataaataaattaagaaaagaagcaACAG ATTCTGGCAATAAACCATCAAATGCTAATAAACTAATATCACATGAAGTGGTATTAGCGGGTAAATTAGCAAATAATACATCATGGAGTgtacaaaagaaaat caaaaatgATGCCTCAGCAGGTGGTGAACCATTTGATAAATTGCCAAGCGATAAAGCATACGAAATGGTTTATGATTTGCGTTTAACAGGAGAGCAATTAGTAGCAAATGGTTATCCCAGGTCAGGCATGAAACCAGGCACAGCCAAAATACAATGTACGAAACCAATGCGTAGGCCAAATGATACCGAACGCTATTGCAGTCGTTGTGGTAAGGTTTTCAATCTACAAATGTACGATGAAGTGTGTGTAGATGAGTGTAATTATCATCCCAAGGGTACTGGTTATAGAAGag gGTTTGCTGACAATCATCATCGTTGCTGTCAACAACCAGCTGGTACACCCGGTTGCAGTTATGCCAATTATCATGTCACTGATTTTGTTGATATGGATAATCTTACCGGTTATGTGACCACTATTGATAAGGGCGAATTGCCAGATGGGACAGAGTATGTACCAACAAAAAAGGATATTTATGCTTTAGATTGTGAAATGTGTTATACCACCCATGGTATTGAATTGACACGTGTCACTGTTGTTGATATTAATTCACGAACGGTCTATGATGCTTTAGTTAAGCCagataacaaaattattgattATAATACTGT TTACTCTGGCATTACCGAACAAATGCTGTCGAAAGAAACTCGTACGTTACGTGATGTTCAAGCAATATTAATGTCCATGTTTCACTCTAAAACTATATTGGTTGGTCATAGTTTGGAAAGTGATTTGaaagcattaaaattaatacatgATGTAGTAGTTGATACCTCTGTACTGTTTCCACATAAAATGGGTCCACCAAAAAAACGGGCGCTTAAAACTTTATgcatagaaaacttaaaaagaattATACAAGAAAATg aaGCCGGTCATGACAGTGCCGAAGACGCTGAAGTCTGCATacaattagtaaaattttacttacgCAACAAAATAAGTTGA